The following coding sequences lie in one Salvelinus fontinalis isolate EN_2023a chromosome 21, ASM2944872v1, whole genome shotgun sequence genomic window:
- the LOC129818423 gene encoding G2/mitotic-specific cyclin-B1-like produces the protein MAHRTTRNRLGSSENQTALQGKMVLGTKPTLRARAALGEIGNVGVPRQTLKKDVKAEPTKVVERKASTRVAKVPEVQQPPKVAIAPVKLEVQVLPEPMSPTAMETSGCAPIELCQAFSDVLLNIKDVDADDYDNPMLCSEYVKDIYKYLQKLEVDQAVKTNYLEGWEITGNMRAILIDWLVQVQIKFRLLQETMYMTVGIIDRFLQDNPVPKKQLQLVGVTAMFIASKYEEMYPPEIADFAFVTDRAYTTAQIRDMEMTILRVLKFSFGRPLPLQFLRRASKIGEVTAEHHTLAKYLVELTMVDYEMVHFPPSQVASAAFALTLKVFNCGDWSSTLQHYMNYTEDCLVPVMQHIAKNVVKVNEGQTKHMAVKNKYSSQKHMKIATISQLKSSLIKDLAKQLTL, from the exons ATGGCTCACCGTACGACCAGA AATCGTCTGGGTTCCTCAGAGAACCAAACTGCTCTGCAAGGCAAGATGGTTCTGGGAACCAAGCCTACACTGAGAGCACGAGCTGCGCTTGGCGAAATCGGAAATGTTGGTGTACCCAGACAGACTCTGAAAAAG GATGTCAAGGCAGAACCCACAAAGGTGGTTGAGAGGAAGGCCAGCACACGGGTGGCAAAGGTCCCTGAAGTCCAACAACCCCCAAAAGTTGCTATTGCCCCTGTTAAACTGGAGGTTCAG GTTTTACCTGAGCCAATGTCTCCCACAGCAATGGAGACCTCTGGCTGTGCTCCCATTGAACTGTGCCAGGCCTTCTCTGATGTTCTACTTAATATTAAAGATGTGGATGCTGATGACTATGACAACCCCATGCTTTGCAGTGAATATGTGAaggacatctacaaataccttCAAAAACTTGAG GTTGATCAGGCTGTTAAAACCAATTATCTGGAAGGATGGGAAATTACAGGCAACATGCGTGCCATTCTCATCGATTGGCTCGTCCAGGTCCAAATCAAGTTCCGCCTGCTGCAGGAGACCATGTATATGACTGTGGGAATCATTGACCGCTTCCTTCAG GATAACCCAGTGCCCAAAAAGCAACTTCAGTTGGTTGGTGTGACTGCCATGTTCATCGCCTCCAAATACGAGGAGATGTACCCTCCAGAGATCGCAGACTTTGCATTTGTGACTGACCGGGCCTACACCACTGCCCAGATCAGGGACATGGAAATGACGATACTGAGAGTGCTGAAGTTCAGCTTTGGCcgccctctccccctccagttcCTCAGAAGGGCCTCAAAGATTGGCGAG GTGACTGCTGAGCACCACACCCTGGCGAAGTACTTGGTGGAGCTCACCATGGTGGACTATGAGATGGTgcacttccctccctcccaggtgGCCAGTGCAGCCTTCGCCCTCACCCTGAAGGTCTTCAACTGCGGTGACTGG AGTTCCACACTGCAGCATTACATGAATTACACTGAAGACTGCCTAGTTCCGGTCATGCAGCACATAGCAAAAAATGTTGTGAAGGTGAACGAGGGACAAACTAAGCATATG GCAGTTAAGAATAAGTACTCTAGTCAGAAGCATATGAAAATCGCCACCATTTCACAGCTGAAGTCTTCGCTGATCAAGGACCTTGCGAAGCAGCTCACCCTATAA